A single window of Melospiza georgiana isolate bMelGeo1 chromosome 6, bMelGeo1.pri, whole genome shotgun sequence DNA harbors:
- the FRMD6 gene encoding FERM domain-containing protein 6 isoform X2: MNKLPFHNNRVMQDRRSVCIFLPNDDSLNIIINVKILCQELLVQVCDLLRLKDCHLFGLSVIQNNEHVYMDLAQKLYKYCPKEWKKEASKGIDQFGPPMIIHFRVQYYVENGRLISDRTARYYYYWHLRKQVLHSQCVLREEAYFLLTAFALQADLGDFKRNKHYGKYFEPEAYFPAWVVAKRGKDYILKHVPNMHKDQFALTASEAHLKYIKEAVRLDDVAVHYYRLYKDKREVEASLTLGLTTRGIQIFQNLDEEKQLLYDFPWTNVGKLVFVGKKFEILPDGLPSARKLIYYTGCPLRSRHLLQLLSSSHRLYMNLQPVLRQVRRLEENEEKKQYRESYISDTLDLDMEQLEKRSRASGSSAGSARHKRLSRHSTASHSSSHTSGIEADPKAREMGPEDAFPGGAHRKLKTCSSMTSHGSSHTSGVESGGKERLEEDSQDDEIEMLVDDPRELEQAGEMDVSPDMCVYITEDMLLSRKFNGHSGLIVKEISSSTSSSSETVVKLRGQSTDSLPQTTCRKPKTSTDRHSLSLDDIRLYQKDFLQLANLCQDTAQSFTFGCAHGLDHEGLYCNGCLAQQCINIQDTFPVKRTSKYFSLDLTHDEVPEFVV, encoded by the exons ATGAACAAGCTGCCCTTCCACAACAACAGAGTCATGCAGGACCGGCGCAGCGTGTGCATCTTCCTCCCCAACGACGACTCCCTCAACATCATCATCAAC GTGAAGATTTTGTGCCAAGAGTTACTGGTGCAGGTGTGTGACCTCCTGAGGCTGAAGGATTGTCACCTCTTCGGGCTCAGCGTCATCCAGA ACAATGAGCATGTGTACATGGACCTGGCCCAGAAGCTCTACAAGTACTGCCCCAAGGAGTGGAAGAAGGAGGCCAGCAAG GGCATCGACCAGTTTGGCCCCCCCATGATCATCCACTTCCGAGTGCAGTACTACGTGGAGAACGGGCGGCTCATCAG tgacaggacagctCGGTACTACTACTACTGGCACCTGAGGAAGCAGGTGCTGCACTCCCAGTGCGTGCTGAGGGAAGAGGCTTATTTCCTGCTCACTGCCTTCGCCCTGCAAGCCGACCTGGGGGACTTCAAGAGGAACAAGCACTACGGGAAATACTTCGAGCCCGAGGCCTATTTCCCTGCCTGG GTGGTTGCCAAGAGGGGCAAGGATTACATCCTGAAGCACGTCCCCAACATGCACAAGGACCAGTTTGCCCTGACAGCCTCAGAGGCCCATCTCAAGTACATCAAGGAGGCTGTCAGGCTGGACGACGTGGCCGTGCACTACTACAGGTTGTACAAG gACAAAAGGGAAGTGGAGGCCTCCCTGACTCTGGGGCTGACAACACGGGGCATCCAGATTTTCCAG AACCTGgatgaggaaaagcagctgctctACGACTTCCCGTGGACAAACGTGGGGAAACTGGTGTTTGTG GGCAAGAAGTTCGAGATCCTGCCGGACGGGCTGCCCTCGGCGCGCAAGCTCATCTACTACACGGGCTGCCCGCTGCGCTCGCggcacctcctgcagctgctcagcagcagccaccgGCTCTACATGAACCTGCAGCCCGTGCTGCGCCAGGTGCGCCGGCTCGAGGAGAACGAGG AGAAGAAGCAGTACCGGGAGTCCTACATCAGCGACACGCTGGACCTGGacatggagcagctggagaagcGCTCGCGCGCCAGCGGcagcagcgccggcagcgcccggCACAAGCGGCTGTCCCGGCACTCCACGgcctcccacagcagctcccacacgTCCGGCATCGAGGCTGACCCCAAGGCCAGGGAGATGGGGCCCGAGGACGCCTTCCCTGGTGGTGCCCACCGCAAGCTGAAGACGTGCAGCTCCATGACCAGCCACGGCAGCTCCCACACCTCGGGCGTGGAGAGCGGCGGGAAGGAGCGGCTGGAGGAGGATTCCCAGGATGACG AGATTGAGATGCTGGTGGATGACCCCcgggagctggagcaggctggggagATGGACGTGAGCCCCGACATGTGTGTCTACATCACCGAGGACATGCTGCTGTCCCGCAAGTTCAACGGGCACTCGG GACTCATCGTGAAGGAGATCAGCTCCtccacctccagctcctcagagacGGTGGTGAAGCTGCGGGGGCAGAGCACCGACTCCTTACCCCAG ACAACGTGCAGGAAACCCAAGACATCCACAGACCGGCACAGCCTGAGCCTGGATGACATCAGGCTCTACCAGAAGGACTTCCTGCAGCTGGCCAACCTGTGCCAGGACACGGCACAGAGCTTCACCTTCGGCTGCGCGCACGGCCTGGACCACGAGGGGCTCTACTGCAACGGCTGCCTGGCCCAGCAGTGCATCAACATCCAGGACACCTTCCCCGTGAAGAGAACCAGCAAATATTTCTCCTTGGACCTGACCCACGACGAGGTGCCCGAGTTCGTGGTGTGA
- the FRMD6 gene encoding FERM domain-containing protein 6 isoform X1 has translation MNKLPFHNNRVMQDRRSVCIFLPNDDSLNIIINVKILCQELLVQVCDLLRLKDCHLFGLSVIQNNEHVYMDLAQKLYKYCPKEWKKEASKVSGEVLHGELRPPLSPSQGIDQFGPPMIIHFRVQYYVENGRLISDRTARYYYYWHLRKQVLHSQCVLREEAYFLLTAFALQADLGDFKRNKHYGKYFEPEAYFPAWVVAKRGKDYILKHVPNMHKDQFALTASEAHLKYIKEAVRLDDVAVHYYRLYKDKREVEASLTLGLTTRGIQIFQNLDEEKQLLYDFPWTNVGKLVFVGKKFEILPDGLPSARKLIYYTGCPLRSRHLLQLLSSSHRLYMNLQPVLRQVRRLEENEEKKQYRESYISDTLDLDMEQLEKRSRASGSSAGSARHKRLSRHSTASHSSSHTSGIEADPKAREMGPEDAFPGGAHRKLKTCSSMTSHGSSHTSGVESGGKERLEEDSQDDEIEMLVDDPRELEQAGEMDVSPDMCVYITEDMLLSRKFNGHSGLIVKEISSSTSSSSETVVKLRGQSTDSLPQTTCRKPKTSTDRHSLSLDDIRLYQKDFLQLANLCQDTAQSFTFGCAHGLDHEGLYCNGCLAQQCINIQDTFPVKRTSKYFSLDLTHDEVPEFVV, from the exons ATGAACAAGCTGCCCTTCCACAACAACAGAGTCATGCAGGACCGGCGCAGCGTGTGCATCTTCCTCCCCAACGACGACTCCCTCAACATCATCATCAAC GTGAAGATTTTGTGCCAAGAGTTACTGGTGCAGGTGTGTGACCTCCTGAGGCTGAAGGATTGTCACCTCTTCGGGCTCAGCGTCATCCAGA ACAATGAGCATGTGTACATGGACCTGGCCCAGAAGCTCTACAAGTACTGCCCCAAGGAGTGGAAGAAGGAGGCCAGCAAGGTCAGCGGTGAGGTCTTGCATGGAGAGCTGAGgccacctctgtccccatcACAG GGCATCGACCAGTTTGGCCCCCCCATGATCATCCACTTCCGAGTGCAGTACTACGTGGAGAACGGGCGGCTCATCAG tgacaggacagctCGGTACTACTACTACTGGCACCTGAGGAAGCAGGTGCTGCACTCCCAGTGCGTGCTGAGGGAAGAGGCTTATTTCCTGCTCACTGCCTTCGCCCTGCAAGCCGACCTGGGGGACTTCAAGAGGAACAAGCACTACGGGAAATACTTCGAGCCCGAGGCCTATTTCCCTGCCTGG GTGGTTGCCAAGAGGGGCAAGGATTACATCCTGAAGCACGTCCCCAACATGCACAAGGACCAGTTTGCCCTGACAGCCTCAGAGGCCCATCTCAAGTACATCAAGGAGGCTGTCAGGCTGGACGACGTGGCCGTGCACTACTACAGGTTGTACAAG gACAAAAGGGAAGTGGAGGCCTCCCTGACTCTGGGGCTGACAACACGGGGCATCCAGATTTTCCAG AACCTGgatgaggaaaagcagctgctctACGACTTCCCGTGGACAAACGTGGGGAAACTGGTGTTTGTG GGCAAGAAGTTCGAGATCCTGCCGGACGGGCTGCCCTCGGCGCGCAAGCTCATCTACTACACGGGCTGCCCGCTGCGCTCGCggcacctcctgcagctgctcagcagcagccaccgGCTCTACATGAACCTGCAGCCCGTGCTGCGCCAGGTGCGCCGGCTCGAGGAGAACGAGG AGAAGAAGCAGTACCGGGAGTCCTACATCAGCGACACGCTGGACCTGGacatggagcagctggagaagcGCTCGCGCGCCAGCGGcagcagcgccggcagcgcccggCACAAGCGGCTGTCCCGGCACTCCACGgcctcccacagcagctcccacacgTCCGGCATCGAGGCTGACCCCAAGGCCAGGGAGATGGGGCCCGAGGACGCCTTCCCTGGTGGTGCCCACCGCAAGCTGAAGACGTGCAGCTCCATGACCAGCCACGGCAGCTCCCACACCTCGGGCGTGGAGAGCGGCGGGAAGGAGCGGCTGGAGGAGGATTCCCAGGATGACG AGATTGAGATGCTGGTGGATGACCCCcgggagctggagcaggctggggagATGGACGTGAGCCCCGACATGTGTGTCTACATCACCGAGGACATGCTGCTGTCCCGCAAGTTCAACGGGCACTCGG GACTCATCGTGAAGGAGATCAGCTCCtccacctccagctcctcagagacGGTGGTGAAGCTGCGGGGGCAGAGCACCGACTCCTTACCCCAG ACAACGTGCAGGAAACCCAAGACATCCACAGACCGGCACAGCCTGAGCCTGGATGACATCAGGCTCTACCAGAAGGACTTCCTGCAGCTGGCCAACCTGTGCCAGGACACGGCACAGAGCTTCACCTTCGGCTGCGCGCACGGCCTGGACCACGAGGGGCTCTACTGCAACGGCTGCCTGGCCCAGCAGTGCATCAACATCCAGGACACCTTCCCCGTGAAGAGAACCAGCAAATATTTCTCCTTGGACCTGACCCACGACGAGGTGCCCGAGTTCGTGGTGTGA